One Triticum urartu cultivar G1812 unplaced genomic scaffold, Tu2.1 TuUngrouped_contig_849, whole genome shotgun sequence DNA window includes the following coding sequences:
- the LOC125531943 gene encoding MADS-box protein SOC1-like, which produces MAPSSPAAAAAVAAEGDEQQQQIVVAAAAAAAAKKGGGKRGRREMRRIEDATSRQVTFSKRRSGLLKKAFELGVLCDAEVALIVFSPRGRLYEYASAPDLQKTIDRYLNHTKGTSTNEKTVEQPAAGVQMCRSEATALKHKIDAIEAYQRKLSGEGLGSCSAHELQELELQLEKSLSCIRQKKQQKMLDKILELKEKERKLLTENSVLREEYKALPLLELATAAAAERSPDGAGAEEAEEDERRRHYMEVETELVIGRPGSSS; this is translated from the exons ATGGCGCCgtcgtcgccggcggcggcggcggcggtggcggccgaGGGAgacgagcagcagcagcagatcgtggtggccgcggcggcggcggcggcggccaagaAGGGCGGCGGGAAGAGGGGCCGGCGCGAGATGCGGCGGATCGAGGACGCCACCAGCCGGCAGGTGACCTTCTCCAAGCGCCGGAGCGGGCTGCTCAAGAAGGCCTTCGAGCTGGGCGTCCTCTGCGACGCCGAGGTCGCCCTCATCGTCTTCTCCCCCCGCGGCCGCCTCTACGAGTACGCCTCCGCGCCAGA TTTGCAGAAAACGATTGATCGCTACCTGAACCACACAAAAGGTACATCTACCAATGAGAAAACTGTTGAGCAACCAGCTGCTGGCGTCCAG ATGTGTAGATCGGAAGCTACGGCCTTGAAGCACAAGATAGACGCAATTGAGGCATACCAGAG GAAGCTATCTGGAGAAGGACTGGGGTCCTGTTCGGCCCATGAGCTGCAAGAGCTGGAGCTGCAGCTGGAGAAGAGCCTAAGCTGCATCCGGCAAAAGAAG CAACAGAAAATGCTGGATAAAATCTTGGAGCTGAAGGAGAAG GAGAGAAAGCTGTTGACGGAGAACTCGGTGCTCCGCGAGGAGTACAAGGCGCTGCCTCTGCTAGAGCTGgccactgctgctgctgctgaaaGATCGCCTGACGGCGCCGGAGCTGAAGAAGCTGAGGAGGACGAGCGGCGGCGGCATTACATGGAAGTGGAGACTGAGCTGGTCATTGGAAGGCCCGGGTCGTCTAGCTAG